A single region of the Aeromicrobium chenweiae genome encodes:
- a CDS encoding Na+/H+ antiporter subunit A, whose protein sequence is MIPLIAAHFLAAAMAPWLVSALRSRAFLVLAAVPLVSFGWALSHTADIRDGKATSDVVSWIPSLGVDLAFRMGALQWLMTLIVTGIGTLVLAYCAWYFSDDDPALPAFAGSFVAFAGSMLGLVLCDDLLILYVFWELTTVFSYLLIGSDPAKRASRQAAMQALIVTTLGGLAMLVGMLVLGQEAGTHRISEILADPPTGTATAVAVVLILVGALSKSALVPFHFWLPGAMAAPTPVSAYLHAASMVKAGVYLVALLAPAFAGTPGWHEVVLVLGVGTMLLGGWRALRQYDLKLLLAYGTVSQLGFLLVVFSVGTRAAALAGMAMLLAHALFKATLFLVVGIVDHQAGTRDLRMLSGVGRTAPVLFGTALVAGASMAGLPPLLGFVAKEGVFASLLDAADDRPDLSPLAAVLVLVGVILGTVLTVAYTVRFLWGAFATKPDATETLFAPVPRGFLIAPVILTVFTVALGFAGSALTHVFEPYTHQFPAGAHDTHLGLWHGFGLPLLFSVLAVVLGVAIFVRRVDFGRVQSALSPSWTADDGYRLVMRTVDRVAVESTGLTQRGSVAAYLAIILVVVLLLPGTAVLMALDEPIDVVLWDTPAQAAVGVIIVLAALFAVRSRRRLRAVILVGVTGYGTAMLFILHGAPDLALTQVLVETTSLVIFVLVLRRLPSHFTDRPLSPRRYLRMALGAAVGITVGLVMLVTTGSRSAEPVSRRYPDEVVDFGGGHNIVNVILVDIRAWDTLGEISVLVAAATGVASLIFLDTRMSGIRRVYDIPYPESVEKIPTGAGRRVWLPGPRTLPPDRRSIIFEVVARLLFPVLIVFGLYLLLAGHNLPGGGFAAGMVTGLALMVRYLAGGRYELDEAAPIDAGVLMGTGLFIAAASGLAPLAFGGAVLQSAMIDLDLPVLGELHLVTSTAFDIGVYLVVVGLVLDLLRALGARIDRQILREERAAEQEVRL, encoded by the coding sequence TTGATCCCGCTGATCGCCGCGCACTTCCTGGCTGCGGCGATGGCGCCCTGGCTCGTCTCCGCGCTTCGCAGCCGCGCCTTCCTGGTCCTGGCAGCGGTGCCCCTGGTCAGCTTCGGCTGGGCGCTCAGCCACACCGCCGACATCCGGGACGGCAAGGCCACGAGCGACGTGGTCAGCTGGATTCCGAGCCTGGGTGTCGACCTGGCGTTCCGCATGGGGGCGCTGCAGTGGTTGATGACGCTGATCGTGACCGGCATCGGCACCCTGGTGCTCGCCTACTGCGCCTGGTACTTCTCCGACGACGACCCGGCCCTCCCGGCCTTCGCGGGGAGCTTCGTCGCCTTTGCGGGCTCGATGCTGGGTCTCGTCCTGTGTGACGACCTGCTGATCCTCTACGTCTTCTGGGAGCTGACCACGGTCTTCTCCTACCTGCTGATCGGCAGCGACCCCGCCAAGCGGGCCAGCCGCCAGGCCGCGATGCAGGCGCTCATCGTGACCACGCTGGGCGGACTGGCGATGCTCGTGGGCATGCTCGTGCTCGGCCAGGAGGCCGGGACGCACCGCATCAGCGAGATCCTCGCCGACCCGCCGACGGGAACGGCCACCGCAGTGGCAGTGGTGCTGATCCTGGTCGGAGCGCTCAGCAAGTCCGCCCTGGTCCCGTTCCACTTCTGGCTCCCGGGCGCGATGGCCGCGCCCACCCCGGTCAGCGCCTACCTGCACGCGGCGTCGATGGTGAAGGCCGGCGTGTACCTCGTGGCCCTGCTCGCTCCCGCGTTCGCGGGCACCCCGGGGTGGCACGAGGTGGTGCTGGTCCTCGGCGTCGGCACGATGCTGCTGGGCGGCTGGCGGGCGCTGCGGCAGTACGACCTCAAGCTCCTGCTGGCGTACGGCACCGTCAGCCAGCTCGGGTTCCTGCTTGTCGTGTTCAGCGTGGGCACCCGGGCCGCGGCCCTCGCCGGGATGGCGATGCTGCTGGCCCACGCCTTGTTCAAGGCGACACTGTTCCTCGTGGTGGGCATCGTCGACCACCAGGCCGGGACCCGCGACCTGCGCATGCTGTCCGGGGTCGGTCGGACCGCCCCGGTCCTGTTCGGCACCGCTCTCGTCGCCGGCGCGTCGATGGCGGGACTGCCGCCGCTGCTCGGCTTCGTCGCCAAGGAGGGCGTCTTCGCCTCGCTGCTCGACGCGGCCGACGACCGCCCGGACCTGTCCCCGCTCGCGGCTGTGCTCGTCCTGGTCGGCGTCATCCTCGGCACGGTGCTCACGGTCGCCTACACGGTCCGTTTCCTCTGGGGCGCGTTCGCCACCAAGCCCGACGCGACCGAGACGCTCTTCGCCCCGGTCCCCCGCGGCTTCCTCATCGCGCCCGTGATCCTGACGGTGTTCACGGTCGCCCTCGGATTCGCCGGATCGGCCCTCACCCACGTCTTCGAGCCGTACACCCACCAGTTCCCCGCCGGCGCGCACGACACCCACCTCGGCCTCTGGCACGGCTTCGGCCTGCCGCTGCTCTTCTCGGTCCTGGCGGTGGTCCTCGGCGTCGCGATCTTCGTGCGCCGCGTGGACTTCGGCCGCGTGCAGTCAGCGCTGTCGCCGTCCTGGACCGCCGACGACGGCTACCGGCTCGTGATGCGCACGGTCGACCGTGTCGCGGTGGAGTCCACCGGTCTCACCCAGCGAGGCTCCGTCGCGGCGTACCTCGCGATCATCCTCGTGGTCGTGCTGCTCCTGCCCGGGACGGCCGTGCTCATGGCCCTGGACGAGCCGATCGACGTGGTGCTGTGGGACACCCCGGCCCAGGCCGCGGTCGGCGTCATCATCGTGCTGGCGGCGCTGTTCGCGGTGCGCTCACGCCGGCGGCTGCGGGCGGTGATCCTCGTGGGGGTCACCGGCTACGGCACCGCGATGCTGTTCATCCTGCACGGCGCGCCCGACCTCGCCCTCACGCAGGTCCTGGTGGAGACGACGAGCCTGGTCATCTTCGTGCTGGTGCTGCGCCGGCTCCCGTCGCACTTCACCGACCGGCCGCTGTCGCCGCGCCGCTACCTGCGGATGGCCCTCGGCGCGGCCGTCGGCATCACGGTCGGCCTCGTCATGCTGGTCACGACGGGCTCCCGCTCGGCCGAGCCGGTCTCGAGGCGCTACCCGGACGAGGTCGTCGACTTCGGGGGCGGCCACAACATCGTCAACGTGATCCTCGTCGACATCCGGGCGTGGGACACGCTGGGGGAGATCTCCGTGCTGGTGGCGGCCGCGACCGGCGTCGCGAGCCTGATCTTCCTGGACACCAGGATGTCCGGGATCCGCCGGGTGTACGACATCCCGTACCCGGAGTCGGTCGAGAAGATTCCGACCGGCGCGGGACGCCGGGTCTGGCTGCCCGGACCCAGGACGCTGCCGCCCGACCGTCGTTCGATCATCTTCGAGGTGGTGGCCCGGCTGCTGTTCCCCGTGCTCATCGTCTTCGGGCTCTACCTGCTGCTCGCCGGGCACAACCTGCCCGGCGGCGGCTTCGCTGCCGGGATGGTCACCGGTCTCGCGCTGATGGTCCGCTACCTCGCGGGCGGCCGCTACGAGCTCGACGAGGCCGCCCCGATCGACGCCGGCGTGCTCATGGGCACCGGCCTGTTCATCGCGGCCGCGTCGGGGCTTGCGCCCCTCGCGTTCGGGGGCGCGGTGCTCCAGAGCGCGATGATCGATCTCGACCTCCCGGTCCTGGGCGAGCTGCACCTGGTCACGTCGACCGCCTTCGACATCGGCGTCTACCTCGTGGTCGTCGGGCTGGTGCTCGACCTGCTGCGGGCCCTCGGCGCCCGGATCGACCGCCAGATCCTGCGCGAGGAACGCGCAGCCGAGCAGGAGGTCCGTCTGTGA
- a CDS encoding Na+/H+ antiporter subunit E, with protein MSPQLKTRRNGQVRPARYRSLQLPVLIWLTIVWVALWGDVSVLTVLGGFVVAVIACFVFPLPPLRLDVRVRPVALLWLVVRFAVDVIVSSVQVAWVVIRPGRPVRNAVVEVRLRTPSDFVLTVVAEMTCLIPGSIVVEARRSTHSLFLHVLDVGDVAGAERFRQRVLAQEVRLVRALGHHVDHLEGAR; from the coding sequence ATGAGCCCGCAGCTGAAGACCCGCCGCAACGGCCAGGTCCGTCCTGCGCGCTACCGCTCGCTGCAGCTCCCGGTCCTGATCTGGCTGACGATCGTGTGGGTCGCGCTGTGGGGCGACGTGTCCGTCCTGACGGTCCTCGGCGGTTTCGTCGTCGCGGTCATCGCCTGCTTCGTCTTCCCCCTCCCGCCGTTGCGGCTGGACGTACGGGTCCGGCCGGTCGCGCTGCTGTGGCTCGTCGTGCGCTTCGCGGTCGACGTCATCGTGTCGAGCGTGCAGGTGGCCTGGGTCGTGATCCGACCGGGCCGACCCGTGCGCAACGCCGTGGTCGAGGTGAGGCTGCGGACCCCCTCGGACTTCGTCCTGACCGTGGTGGCGGAGATGACCTGCCTGATCCCGGGCAGCATCGTGGTCGAGGCGCGACGGTCGACTCACTCGTTGTTCCTGCACGTCCTCGACGTCGGGGACGTGGCGGGTGCCGAGCGGTTCCGGCAGCGCGTGCTCGCACAGGAAGTGCGCCTGGTCCGCGCCCTCGGGCACCACGTCGACCACCTCGAAGGAGCGCGATGA
- a CDS encoding Na(+)/H(+) antiporter subunit C, whose amino-acid sequence MSTNVSLIVTASALIACGVYLILERSLTRVLAGLLILGNGVSILFLIAGGGAGDAPIEGTTDAADMADPLPQALVLTAIVIALATTAFLLAMAYRSWQLNANDDVQDDVEDASIRRLAAADEASDSHDLATGGEDDDVLTEEGA is encoded by the coding sequence GTGAGCACGAACGTCAGCCTGATCGTGACCGCCTCCGCGCTGATCGCGTGCGGCGTCTACCTGATCCTCGAGCGCAGCCTGACCCGGGTGCTGGCCGGCCTGCTCATCCTGGGCAACGGGGTCAGCATCCTGTTCCTCATCGCCGGGGGTGGCGCGGGCGACGCCCCGATCGAGGGGACGACGGACGCTGCAGACATGGCCGACCCGCTGCCCCAGGCGCTGGTGCTGACGGCGATCGTGATCGCCCTGGCCACGACCGCGTTCCTGCTCGCGATGGCGTACCGCAGCTGGCAGCTGAATGCGAACGACGACGTGCAGGACGACGTCGAGGACGCCTCGATCCGCCGCCTCGCGGCTGCCGACGAGGCCTCGGACAGCCACGACCTGGCCACCGGCGGTGAGGACGACGACGTCCTCACCGAGGAGGGCGCATGA
- a CDS encoding Na+/H+ antiporter subunit D, giving the protein MSYLVPLPVILPLFGAGATLMLSRFPRAQRFVSFGVLVAVVVVAAALLFRADRYGPQVAWLGAWTPPLGISLVADRLSALMLLVSAVVTLVVLVYSIGQGMTGDEREAPVSIYHPTFLVLVAGVSNAFLAGDLFNLFVSFEMLLFASYVLLTLGGTETRIRAGTIYVVVNMLSSSLFLISIAAVYAATGSLNLAQLAQRIQDLPDSVSLTLQLLLLVTFAVKAAVFPLSLWLPDSYPTAPAPVTAVFAGLLTKVGVYAILRVQTLLFPDSPLTNLLMWAALVTMVIGILGAIAQSDIKRMLSFTLVSHIGYMIFGIGLATEAGVSGAVFYVAHHITIQTALFLVVGLIERRAGSTSLLRLGGLARLAPVLAILFFVPAMNLAGIPPMSGFLGKVGLLQAGLDVGTPLAVTLVIGGVATSLLTLYAVAKTWAIAFWRTPEQAHETAQALPSPGEEADALHPTVTMVRHRGHVHSGGTAYATADLEDARQVRDEDAPDRDLYQLLRDGELPERLPRSMVLPTAALIGFSLVFTLVAGPMFEYTDRAAVDLMQRTPYLEAVLGGGDR; this is encoded by the coding sequence ATGAGCTACCTGGTCCCCCTTCCCGTGATCCTCCCGCTCTTCGGAGCCGGCGCGACCCTGATGCTGTCGCGCTTCCCGAGGGCCCAGCGCTTCGTCAGCTTCGGGGTGCTCGTGGCCGTGGTGGTCGTCGCCGCGGCCCTCCTCTTCCGTGCGGACCGCTACGGCCCGCAGGTCGCCTGGCTCGGCGCCTGGACGCCGCCGCTGGGCATCAGCCTGGTGGCCGACCGGCTGTCCGCGCTGATGCTCCTGGTGTCGGCGGTCGTCACCCTGGTCGTCCTGGTCTACTCGATCGGCCAGGGCATGACCGGTGACGAGCGCGAGGCACCCGTCTCGATCTACCACCCGACGTTCCTCGTCCTGGTGGCCGGTGTGTCCAACGCGTTCCTCGCCGGCGACCTGTTCAACCTGTTCGTCAGCTTCGAGATGCTGCTCTTCGCGAGCTACGTGCTGCTGACCCTGGGCGGCACCGAGACCCGCATCCGCGCGGGCACGATCTACGTCGTGGTCAACATGCTGTCGTCCTCGCTGTTCCTGATCTCGATCGCTGCGGTGTACGCCGCCACCGGCAGCCTCAACCTCGCCCAGCTCGCCCAGCGCATCCAGGACCTGCCCGACTCGGTGAGCCTCACCCTGCAGCTCCTGCTGCTGGTGACGTTCGCCGTCAAGGCGGCGGTGTTCCCGCTCTCGTTGTGGCTCCCCGACAGCTACCCGACGGCCCCTGCGCCGGTGACCGCCGTGTTCGCGGGACTGCTCACCAAGGTCGGCGTCTACGCGATCCTGCGCGTCCAGACGCTCCTGTTCCCGGACAGCCCGCTGACCAACCTGCTGATGTGGGCGGCGCTCGTCACGATGGTGATCGGCATCCTCGGCGCCATCGCGCAGTCCGACATCAAGCGCATGCTCTCGTTCACGCTCGTCAGCCACATCGGCTACATGATCTTCGGCATCGGCCTGGCCACCGAGGCGGGCGTCTCCGGAGCGGTCTTCTACGTCGCGCACCACATCACGATCCAGACCGCCCTGTTCCTGGTCGTGGGCCTCATCGAACGGCGGGCCGGCAGCACCTCGTTGCTCCGGCTCGGCGGTCTCGCCCGCCTCGCCCCGGTGCTGGCGATCTTGTTCTTCGTGCCGGCGATGAACCTCGCGGGCATCCCGCCGATGTCGGGGTTCCTCGGCAAGGTGGGCCTGCTGCAGGCGGGACTCGACGTGGGCACGCCGCTCGCCGTCACCCTCGTGATCGGTGGCGTCGCCACGAGCCTGCTGACGCTGTACGCCGTGGCGAAGACCTGGGCGATCGCCTTCTGGCGCACCCCCGAGCAGGCCCACGAGACCGCGCAGGCGCTCCCGAGCCCCGGCGAGGAGGCCGATGCGCTGCACCCGACCGTGACGATGGTCCGGCACCGTGGACACGTCCACTCCGGCGGCACGGCGTACGCCACCGCGGACCTCGAGGACGCGCGTCAGGTGCGTGACGAGGACGCGCCGGACCGCGACCTCTACCAGCTGCTGCGCGACGGCGAGCTGCCCGAGCGGCTGCCCCGCTCGATGGTGCTGCCCACCGCGGCCCTGATCGGGTTCAGCCTGGTCTTCACGCTCGTCGCCGGACCGATGTTCGAGTACACCGACCGGGCCGCGGTCGACCTCATGCAGCGCACGCCGTACCTCGAAGCGGTGCTGGGCGGTGGTGACCGATGA
- a CDS encoding monovalent cation/H+ antiporter complex subunit F yields the protein MTITLLVAAAMLFVGAVCALARMTMGPTVLDRAVALDVFVALGICGLAIQAAHSRHTFTLPLLLVLTLLGFVGSVSVARFTQGSDDIEEDQA from the coding sequence ATGACGATCACCCTGCTCGTCGCAGCCGCGATGCTGTTCGTCGGGGCCGTGTGCGCCCTGGCCCGCATGACCATGGGCCCCACGGTGCTCGACCGTGCGGTCGCACTGGACGTCTTCGTGGCGCTGGGCATCTGCGGTCTCGCGATCCAGGCCGCGCACAGTCGGCACACCTTCACCCTGCCGCTCCTGCTGGTGCTGACCCTCCTCGGGTTCGTGGGCTCGGTCAGCGTCGCCCGGTTCACCCAGGGCAGCGACGACATCGAGGAGGACCAGGCATGA
- a CDS encoding alpha-hydroxy-acid oxidizing protein: MPQQHEHPTATATTPSEGLGRSRQSAIYRDGVLGRRPTVPTDFAELERRAAKASSAKAWAYVAGGAGEGRTMRNNRAAFDRWAVVPRMAHGEAARDLSVDLFGKSLPTPLLLAPVGAGQLIDPDCDLHVARAAAATGVPYVFTNQGGTPMEETAAAMDGGRHWMQLYWSTDEDLVDSLIGRAEANGAEALVVTLDTTLLGWRPQDLNLGSLPFAQGKGIGQYTSDPRFLQIVRDRIAAAKSSGTKPDTTITLGAIKSLISMTRQHPGSFWSNLRSPEPRASVETFLDIYSNPGLRWSHIETLRERTRLPVVLKGILHPDDARRAFDLGVDALVVSNHGGRQVDSSIASLDALIAVREAIGPEPTVLFDSGIRTGADVFMALAHGADACLLGRPYMYGVALAGQAGAEAVIANVLAELDLTMALTGASRARDISPELVVPNPSR, translated from the coding sequence ATGCCGCAGCAGCACGAGCACCCGACCGCGACAGCGACCACCCCGTCGGAAGGCCTCGGGCGTTCACGACAGAGCGCGATCTACCGGGACGGCGTGCTGGGCCGCAGGCCCACGGTGCCCACGGACTTCGCGGAGCTGGAACGCCGCGCCGCGAAGGCGTCCTCGGCGAAGGCCTGGGCGTACGTCGCCGGCGGCGCCGGCGAGGGCCGCACGATGCGCAACAACCGGGCGGCGTTCGACCGCTGGGCCGTGGTGCCGCGGATGGCCCACGGGGAGGCCGCGCGTGATCTCTCGGTGGACCTGTTCGGGAAAAGCCTGCCGACACCGCTCCTGCTCGCACCGGTCGGCGCGGGTCAGCTCATCGACCCCGACTGCGACCTCCACGTGGCTCGGGCCGCCGCTGCCACCGGCGTGCCGTACGTCTTCACGAACCAGGGCGGCACCCCGATGGAGGAGACCGCCGCGGCGATGGACGGCGGCCGGCACTGGATGCAGCTCTACTGGAGCACCGACGAGGACCTCGTCGACAGCCTCATCGGCCGCGCGGAGGCCAACGGCGCCGAGGCCCTGGTCGTCACCCTGGACACGACGCTGCTCGGCTGGCGTCCGCAGGACCTCAACCTCGGGTCCCTGCCGTTCGCGCAGGGCAAGGGCATCGGGCAGTACACCTCCGACCCGCGCTTCCTGCAGATCGTCCGGGACCGCATCGCGGCCGCCAAGAGCTCGGGGACGAAGCCGGACACCACGATCACCCTGGGTGCCATCAAGTCCCTGATCTCGATGACGCGCCAGCACCCCGGGAGCTTCTGGTCGAACCTCCGCTCCCCCGAGCCGCGGGCGTCCGTCGAGACGTTCCTGGACATCTACTCCAACCCGGGCCTGCGCTGGAGCCACATCGAGACCCTGCGCGAGCGCACCCGGCTGCCCGTCGTGCTCAAGGGGATCCTGCACCCCGACGACGCCCGCCGGGCCTTCGACCTGGGCGTGGACGCGCTCGTCGTCTCGAACCACGGCGGCCGCCAGGTCGACAGCTCGATCGCGTCCCTGGACGCGCTCATCGCGGTTCGCGAGGCCATCGGCCCCGAGCCGACGGTGCTGTTCGACAGCGGCATCCGTACCGGGGCGGACGTCTTCATGGCGCTCGCCCACGGGGCGGACGCGTGTCTGCTCGGCCGGCCGTACATGTACGGTGTCGCGCTGGCCGGTCAGGCGGGCGCGGAGGCCGTGATCGCCAACGTCCTCGCCGAGCTCGACCTGACGATGGCCCTCACCGGCGCGAGCCGGGCCCGCGACATCTCGCCCGAGCTGGTCGTCCCGAACCCGTCCCGCTGA
- the mnhG gene encoding monovalent cation/H(+) antiporter subunit G, giving the protein MTWTDVADVLAGVCFLLGALLGLIAAVGIVRLPDLLSRMHAATKPQVLGLLFVLVGLGLRLRDPGTIGLLVLIGLFQMLTTPVANHMVARASFRAGQLRVEGLVVNDLEDDDYQGPSRGEP; this is encoded by the coding sequence ATGACCTGGACCGACGTCGCCGACGTGCTCGCCGGGGTGTGCTTCCTGCTCGGCGCCCTGCTCGGACTGATCGCAGCAGTGGGCATCGTGAGGCTGCCCGATCTCCTCAGCCGGATGCACGCCGCGACCAAGCCGCAGGTGCTCGGCCTCCTCTTCGTGCTGGTCGGGCTGGGGCTGCGGCTCCGCGACCCGGGCACGATCGGCCTGCTGGTGCTGATCGGGCTGTTCCAGATGCTCACCACGCCCGTCGCGAACCACATGGTCGCCCGGGCGTCCTTCCGGGCCGGCCAGCTGCGGGTGGAGGGCCTCGTCGTCAACGACCTCGAGGACGACGACTACCAAGGTCCCTCGCGCGGCGAGCCGTGA
- a CDS encoding zinc-dependent alcohol dehydrogenase, which yields MKAVVWHGVGDIRVDEVPDPVISQSTDAIIEITTSALCGTDLHFVRGTMSGMVEGTILGHEAVGVVREVGDDVRNLRPGDRVVVPSTIGCGYCSYCRAGYYAQCDNANPNGKDAGTCFFGGPQATGPVDGLQAELARVPFANVGPVWLPDEITDEQAIMISDIYPTAWFGARLAQVGPGDTVLVLGAGPVGLFAITSAFQQGAGRVLCIDGVMSRLEQARGRGAEIINFNAEDPLAVVKDLTGGIGVDRVIDAVGVDAQRPKEGPAAAAAAEQAETFEQERNQVAPEQNPDGDTWVAGDSPSQAARWAVDAVAKAGTIGIIGVYPPQMTAYPIGTAMNKNLTINMGNCNHRRYIPHLIDLVRRGSIDPATVLTQHEGMTSVIDAYKTFDRRESGWTKVVLDPA from the coding sequence ATGAAAGCAGTGGTGTGGCACGGAGTCGGTGACATCCGCGTCGACGAGGTCCCGGACCCGGTGATCTCCCAGTCGACCGACGCCATCATCGAGATCACGACGAGCGCTCTTTGCGGGACCGACCTGCACTTCGTGCGCGGCACCATGAGCGGCATGGTCGAGGGGACGATCCTCGGTCACGAGGCCGTCGGCGTCGTGCGCGAGGTCGGCGACGACGTGCGCAACCTGCGACCCGGCGACCGGGTGGTCGTGCCCTCGACCATCGGCTGCGGCTACTGCTCGTACTGCCGAGCGGGCTACTACGCGCAGTGCGACAACGCGAATCCCAACGGCAAGGACGCCGGAACGTGCTTCTTCGGTGGCCCGCAGGCGACCGGTCCCGTCGACGGCCTGCAGGCCGAGCTCGCGCGGGTGCCGTTCGCGAACGTCGGGCCGGTCTGGCTGCCGGACGAGATCACCGACGAGCAGGCGATCATGATCTCCGACATCTACCCGACCGCCTGGTTCGGCGCCCGGCTCGCGCAGGTCGGGCCCGGCGACACCGTGCTCGTGCTCGGCGCCGGACCCGTCGGGCTGTTCGCGATCACGAGCGCCTTTCAGCAGGGCGCCGGCCGTGTCCTGTGCATCGACGGGGTCATGAGCCGTCTGGAGCAGGCACGCGGCCGCGGCGCGGAGATCATCAACTTCAACGCCGAGGACCCCCTCGCCGTGGTGAAGGACCTGACCGGCGGCATCGGCGTCGACCGGGTCATCGACGCCGTCGGCGTGGACGCGCAGCGACCGAAGGAGGGGCCGGCTGCGGCCGCGGCCGCCGAGCAGGCCGAGACCTTCGAGCAGGAGCGCAACCAGGTCGCCCCCGAGCAGAACCCTGACGGCGACACCTGGGTGGCGGGTGACTCGCCGAGCCAGGCCGCCCGGTGGGCCGTCGACGCCGTGGCGAAGGCCGGCACGATCGGCATCATCGGCGTCTACCCGCCGCAGATGACCGCGTATCCGATCGGCACGGCGATGAACAAGAACCTGACGATCAACATGGGCAACTGCAACCACCGCCGCTACATCCCGCACCTGATCGACCTGGTCCGACGCGGCTCGATCGATCCGGCCACGGTGCTGACCCAGCACGAAGGCATGACGTCGGTGATCGACGCGTACAAGACGTTCGACCGCAGGGAGAGCGGCTGGACGAAGGTCGTCCTGGACCCCGCCTGA